The genomic region TCCCCATTTTAATTTCCAAAGAAAATATACTGCATGCGGCAGCTCAAAAGCGCTCAACACAAAAATTGGAAATTTCATGACTAGCTCCCGCTAGTCTCCATAACTCAAAGAAATACAGCCTCTCAGGCTAAACTATATATAAACATATATAAGTGTATGTATTTACACTCGTCAGACTCCTTGTATGAATTCTAAGAACAAATTAGAAAAATAGAAATTCATACAAGGCTACTACGTTTGCGTCTAACACTCACGTCACACCATAATAGAATTGTGCCTCAGTATGGTGGAAAAAAAACGAGTGTATATACATGTGGACTCCCTATATGAAAACCTAAATAAACCAAATAAGAAAATAGTTTTCATATAGGGCTACTACGCTTGTGTCTAACACTCACGTCACGTCATAATGGTATTTTACCTCATTATGACTGATCAAACACGTATGGCTAGCTAGCATTTATATATACATACTATACTCACATAAACATCCAACAAATATATCCACCGAAAATCTCATTTCCGGGAACTCTCCAAAGGAGGAAAATTGCCAAATATCCGAGAAATCAGAAAGTCTCATCAGAAGAAAATAAATAATCAACAAATTATTTCATCGCATGCTTTTCAATTAAAACAAAGGTCCACTCACAACTCTAGGCATAAGCCGGACGAAATCCAAATCGCCACTTCAATGAGGTTTCCTCGAACCCTAGCACAAATATATAATTAAATTCCCAACTAAAATCCAATATTTAAACAAAATATGCAAAATTAAATATGAGCCGCAACCACGTACGCTCATCCTTGCCCAACTTCGCCTTTCCTAAAACGAAACGATCCAACTTTAATACCATAAACGGCAGCCGTAATTACAACCTCCCCAGAACAACGACTTAAATCCTACGGCCGGATTCTACATTAATTAACCGCCAAAAATACCAAACTTCGGAAAATCACAAACCTATTCAAAACTCATCCGAAAATTTCATAATTTACATCAATACACTCTTAATATTCCACATTTAAAAACAATAAAATCTCCCAACAGGCGCCGGCAGCGGCGGCAGGAGGCCGATTCCGGCGACCTCCAATGCCCACCAAATTTTAACAGCATTTTCCTCTCAACTCCCTCTACAACATTCCTAACTAGCACAAACACCAATTCCAAGCCTAACTAGGTCAATCGAGCAAAACAACACAAAAAGCCCTAGAGCTTCCACCTCAAATTTCTCTTTACCTGAAGCGAACCGGAGTGAGTCCTTTTAGGGCAAGGTAGCTGGGTTGGAGACCTATAAAACCGTACCAAGCTTGCCCGGATTGGTGGCCGGAGGAGGGAGTTCCGGCGAGTGAAGCAACACGGCAGTCGCACCTTTCGGGGGAGAGCGCTCCTTCACGGCGACGCTAGGGCGGTGATAACCGCCCTAGAATGGAAGCTGGGTCGGAGGGCAACCGAACGGGACCGGTGCGGTAGTCCCAGGCGGCCGAAATGTTGGGCAGCGGGTGGACTCGGGGGAGAGGAAAACCGGGAAGAAAAAGAGAGAAGAGAAGAGTGGGTTTTGGGCCTCCACCTAAACTGGTTCGAGACTATAATATACCCAACTCCACTAAAAAAAATTACACCCCAAAATAATACCCTAATAAAAATTACCTTTTACTAGCTAAAATTTTACTATTTTTACCGTCGTCATAATTTTCTCCTACGAATAATCCTCCGCATATAATCGTCCCCGAAACCCCTCTAGGGATCAATTAAACTATTTTTTCAATGACGGAGACGGTAAAATTCTTATTATAACCAAGCTAGTAAATAAGGTAAAAATTTAAGGGTCGGGATGTGACAGGAAAAGACACAGGAAATATTAGCATTCGATGCTTCCTTTTTAAATACCATGTATTCTACATCTACAACCGCGTAAGACTTGTTCAATCAAATTACTTGTTATTTATAACTAGTTAGACTCAGGGGGAGCTTGATGATCCTATCACTCTCAACGTTATTGTTACTCCAAGCCCTTCAGTATTATTATCAGTGGATTAAACTACTATAATCCTGTGCATACATATATGAGATTTCCAGTATCAAGTTTGGATGATTCAAGTGCAACTAAAAATACTTACAAGTAGAAATGCTGGCTACTTTAGTAGCATAATACTAGCTAGTAACTAGTTGATATCAACACTCAACAGTGAACATTCAACAGTCATCCAATTGAGAAATCTTCTTTCTGGACAACTGAACATGTAGAGTTTCTTCTCTGAGACCGGTGTGCATCAACTTTTGTTCAAAAGCCATACGTGTCCATCTTTCTGATAGTAATTTGAGAGTAAAAGAGAAGTAAAAACATTCAGCAATGTCACAAGTTTCTCGAAAATGCTAACAATAGCTTTAATTGGGATCAAATCAGACTGAAATCTGAACAGGGTGCAACACACTAAAAAAAGACCAAGCTATTGTAATGTTTTCATGTTTTTGTTCTAAATATCCATTGTTGAATACCTAATTTGTACTGAAGTAATGAACATGAAATTCATGAGTTTACTGAATGTCTACTTGAAATATTTGTGTCATGTTATTATTTTGCAAACTGCATAATGACTGCTGATTAATTATCAAAACAAGAAGGAATACTGCATAATGACTGCTGATTAATTATCAAAACAAGAAGGAATACGAGTGGGCTAGCTAGCCAGAAAAAGGGAATTGAAATTGAAATATAAAGTATAAACACACTTGTTAGAACTTTCTTAATCGGATGCAGCAATTCCCTTAACTATTTGCATTAATTAGAAACTGACAAGATTAATCCGATATACTAATGAGAACTAATACTCTATAGATTTATAAAATTAAATTAAAGTTAAATAATAAATAAATTCTCCTGCATTCTACTCTATCTTTCTCCAGAAGCAAAAGTTAAAATCCAACATCAAAACTGCTTTAAGCAGTGGACTACCATATATCTTTGGAAGCAAGCAAGAGGGTTGCGGGGAAAAAAGGGAAGAAAAAAACAACAAATCATAATAGATAAGAAAAAGAAAATTAATAAAGATGGTGACATGCATACCTTCTCATTAGGGATATAAACTGTTCTTCATCATTGACCTGGACTTGATTCCTGCTGTGGAAGTCAGAAGTAGCTGGGGTGGAGAACTGGGGACACTTGTCCACATAAAAGTGTTCCAATGAAGGGCACTCAACATGATCAACAATAGCAGCACTTCTGTAGAACCCCGAGAGCTGCGGAAGCCTTCTCAAAACTATGTTCTTCAATCTTGGAATAATAATCATTTGACTCTCTATTTGTTCACTTGCTTCAATAACTCTATTCAAACTACAGCACTCCTCTACCCAAAGGTGTTCCAATTGCAAAAGACATTGAACTACATGGTGCGGCAACAGACCTTTCAGCTTATGGCAGTAACGAAATGCCAAAATATTAAGATTACGAAAGACTGAATGAGGAGCAGGACCGTGCCATATTTCTTGCAGTTTCCAAAGATCACGCAATATCAGTTCTCTCAAATTTGTCATCATAAGTTGATCTGGCTCAAGCCCTTCACTGTCAAATACATGTCAGTTTAATCATGAATCCACAGTTTAGTGTTTCAAGATTTTGTAGTCTCTTCAACAAATTCGACAATACAGCTGCATTCTCCATGCTATAACATTTCTCTATTTTCAGAACTTTCAGGTTACGTAGAGACCCCGTGGGTAAATCACCAACACATAACTCATTCAGGTAGTCCACTTGAATATCCAAGACTTCCAAGTTCTCGAACACTGATTTATTTGGAAGAACTAATGTTGTTGTATTCATCAGCTTTTCCAATCTCT from Fragaria vesca subsp. vesca linkage group LG3, FraVesHawaii_1.0, whole genome shotgun sequence harbors:
- the LOC101310969 gene encoding uncharacterized protein LOC101310969, which gives rise to MMTNLRELILRDLWKLQEIWHGPAPHSVFRNLNILAFRYCHKLKGLLPHHVVQCLLQLEHLWVEECCSLNRVIEASEQIESQMIIIPRLKNIVLRRLPQLSGFYRSAAIVDHVECPSLEHFYVDKCPQFSTPATSDFHSRNQVQVNDEEQFISLMRRKMDTYGF